A genome region from Proteus vulgaris includes the following:
- a CDS encoding alpha-2-macroglobulin: MDMNQNQFRQYTEKRGYRWRSLAVVLASALALTGCDDKADENTSSADKTQNTQVTEQKGAAQRTSDTATQTSEKSAVTTKTNNETALKSKEVRDALAMRFAGKEVTVLDASELQRDGASTMVVTFSVPLDPDQNFDDVIHLVDTKKGKLEGAWELSDNLMELRFRHLPPSTELNLTIDEKIKGINERTLTTPFSQKLTTEEIFPSVGFTSKGSLLPLEAAEGLPITALNVEQVDVNFFRVKDEQLAQFLTQWESRSNINYWESDEFLSQADLVYTGRFELNTETNTRENVLLPLKSIDALKKEGAYIAVMQQAGKYSYTVPATVFTFSDIGLSMHSYLDTLDIFTQSLKNGSALDKVEIRLLDEKGGLISKAQTDSQGHATLDKSDKARLLMAIRDGQTSMIDLRKPALDLSEFDIGGPQGYSKQFFVFGPRDLYRPGETLIVNALLRDGDGNPIKEQPVKVDLLKTDGQVSRSFVWQPEKGLYQLKLVIPEDENTGTRTLRFDVGDGTPRFYEFQVEDFMPERMALDITGKKGIILSGNDAYFDIKGRYLYGAPAADNRLQGQIFLKASREAVSKLPGYEFGAVKDENFSRLLDEFELNLDADGEGGVNVDSERYEELKSPINIILQASLLEAGGRPVTRRYQQAVWPATHLAGIRPVFPKKEVYDYRADKYKSGYSVDENSMAEFEIVYTDQDGKKLPANDLKVKFIYERHDYYWRWSSSNGWESGYNEKDLQMDEQTINIAKDGTAKVAFPVEWGSYRIEVVDPKTELVSSLRFWAGYSWMDNTGGSGAVRPDQVKLKLDKEGYLPGEKVKLNIVAPHPGKGYVLLESSNGPLWWQEIDVPEKGLDVEVPINKEWARHDLYLTSVVVRPGDTSKQATVKRAVGILHLPLQDKNRRIDISLDAPEKIRPNQDLKIRIKANPVAGQPLPENINVLISAVDTGVLNITEYKTPDPYDAFFGRKRYSVDQYDVYGQLIEGQGRLANLRFGGDGGEAAALSRGGKKPLTDVQIIAQQTAPVELNAQGEGEVSLPIPEFNGEVRLMAQAWTADKFGSQEGKVVIAAPLVTQLSLPRFMAGGDNALLSLDLTNLTDDAQSITLNYTASGLVGLNGAESKTVSLAKGERTQIQIPVKAKHGFGQGEFSLSIYGIKVPGEEIKPYHNTWNIGVRPAFPAETLHYASTLQDGDTWRLPSESLSRFNNSTLEGELLLTSRPPLQVARYVRELFAYPYGCLEQTVSGLYPSLYSTEKELKQLGIKTQTDADRKAAIDKGIAHLLTMQKSEGGFSLWDQGGREEYWLTAYATDFLFRASQQGYSVPADSLKRANDRLLRYLQDKNLVNYEYAVNQDAARFSARAYAALVLANQQKAPLGELRRLYLERNQAGSGLALVQLGIALKLMGDSSRAESLIAEGVTTTRKYNYGLGDYGSTIRDQALIIALLSENNLETQSRDASVMTLSDNLTSREWFSTQESNSLYLAGRFFINMAEQPWEVAVNRQVPAISSDRAVNETLTAAQLQEGLELNNRGGAAIYSRMNIVGYPKVAPAPYSNVLNVHRSYYDLKGNRVHPNRLQSGEMLVVKLEVSADRDVPDALVVDLLPAGLEIENQNLASSSASLSDSAADLQEFIDDMGQANIKHLEYRDDRFVAAISVDKYRPTTLLYLARAVTPGSYQVPPPQVESMYVPYWRAIGSTETKIDVVP; the protein is encoded by the coding sequence ATGGATATGAACCAAAACCAATTTAGACAATATACGGAAAAGAGAGGCTATCGTTGGCGCTCTCTGGCGGTTGTATTGGCATCAGCATTGGCTCTTACAGGCTGTGATGATAAAGCGGATGAAAATACATCATCTGCGGATAAGACACAAAATACACAAGTGACAGAGCAAAAAGGGGCTGCTCAGCGCACATCAGATACAGCAACTCAAACAAGCGAAAAATCAGCAGTTACAACAAAAACAAATAACGAAACTGCACTAAAAAGCAAAGAAGTTCGTGATGCGTTGGCAATGCGTTTTGCTGGAAAAGAAGTCACCGTATTAGATGCGTCAGAATTACAGCGTGATGGTGCAAGCACAATGGTTGTGACGTTCTCTGTACCACTTGATCCTGACCAAAATTTTGATGATGTTATTCACCTTGTTGATACCAAAAAAGGGAAATTAGAAGGTGCGTGGGAGTTATCTGACAATTTAATGGAATTGCGTTTCCGTCATTTACCACCATCAACAGAATTAAATTTAACGATTGATGAAAAAATAAAAGGTATTAATGAACGTACATTAACGACACCTTTTAGCCAAAAATTAACAACAGAAGAAATTTTCCCATCTGTTGGTTTCACCAGTAAAGGATCGTTACTGCCACTTGAAGCTGCTGAAGGCTTACCGATTACTGCATTAAACGTGGAACAAGTTGATGTAAATTTTTTCCGTGTTAAAGATGAGCAATTAGCTCAATTCCTAACACAATGGGAAAGCCGTTCCAATATTAACTATTGGGAATCAGATGAATTTTTATCTCAGGCTGATCTGGTTTATACCGGTCGCTTTGAATTAAATACAGAAACGAATACCCGTGAAAACGTATTGTTACCGCTGAAATCAATAGATGCCCTGAAAAAAGAGGGGGCTTACATTGCGGTTATGCAACAAGCAGGTAAATACTCTTATACAGTACCTGCAACGGTATTTACATTTAGTGATATCGGACTGTCAATGCACAGCTATCTTGATACATTAGATATCTTTACCCAATCACTTAAAAATGGTTCTGCATTAGATAAAGTAGAAATTCGCCTATTAGATGAAAAAGGTGGCCTAATATCTAAAGCTCAAACAGATAGTCAAGGGCATGCCACTCTTGATAAAAGTGATAAAGCACGTTTATTAATGGCTATTCGTGATGGACAAACCAGTATGATTGACTTGCGTAAACCTGCGCTTGATCTTTCTGAATTTGATATTGGTGGTCCACAAGGTTATAGCAAACAATTTTTTGTTTTCGGCCCTCGTGATCTTTATCGTCCTGGTGAAACATTAATCGTTAATGCATTGCTACGTGACGGTGATGGTAATCCCATTAAAGAACAACCTGTTAAAGTCGATCTACTGAAAACAGACGGGCAAGTTTCTCGTAGTTTTGTTTGGCAACCTGAAAAGGGTCTTTACCAATTAAAATTAGTTATTCCTGAAGATGAAAATACGGGTACGCGTACCTTACGTTTTGATGTAGGGGATGGTACTCCTCGTTTCTATGAGTTTCAGGTCGAAGATTTTATGCCAGAACGTATGGCATTAGACATTACGGGTAAGAAAGGAATTATATTAAGCGGTAATGACGCTTATTTTGATATTAAAGGTCGCTATCTTTATGGTGCTCCTGCTGCCGATAATCGCTTACAAGGGCAAATCTTCTTAAAAGCCTCTCGTGAAGCGGTCAGTAAATTACCCGGCTATGAATTTGGTGCTGTAAAAGATGAAAACTTCAGCCGTCTATTGGATGAGTTTGAACTTAATTTAGACGCTGATGGAGAGGGGGGAGTAAATGTTGATAGTGAACGCTATGAAGAGCTGAAATCACCGATCAACATTATTCTACAAGCAAGTTTACTTGAAGCAGGCGGACGTCCAGTAACGCGTCGCTATCAACAAGCTGTTTGGCCTGCGACTCATCTTGCGGGGATCCGTCCTGTCTTCCCTAAAAAAGAAGTCTACGATTACCGTGCAGACAAATATAAGTCAGGTTATAGCGTTGATGAAAACTCAATGGCTGAATTTGAAATTGTCTATACAGACCAAGACGGTAAAAAACTACCTGCTAATGATCTTAAAGTGAAGTTTATCTATGAACGTCATGATTATTACTGGCGTTGGTCTAGCTCGAATGGCTGGGAATCTGGCTATAACGAAAAAGATCTGCAAATGGATGAGCAAACAATCAATATTGCGAAAGATGGTACCGCAAAAGTGGCATTCCCTGTTGAGTGGGGCTCTTATCGTATTGAAGTTGTCGATCCTAAAACAGAATTAGTCAGTAGCCTACGTTTCTGGGCGGGTTATTCTTGGATGGATAACACGGGGGGATCCGGCGCGGTACGACCCGATCAAGTTAAATTGAAACTGGATAAAGAAGGATATTTACCAGGTGAAAAAGTTAAGTTAAATATTGTTGCGCCTCATCCAGGTAAAGGTTATGTATTACTGGAGTCAAGTAATGGGCCTTTATGGTGGCAGGAAATTGATGTGCCAGAAAAAGGGCTTGATGTTGAAGTGCCTATTAATAAAGAGTGGGCAAGACACGATCTCTATCTGACTTCTGTTGTGGTAAGGCCAGGAGATACTTCAAAACAAGCAACAGTAAAACGCGCTGTGGGTATTTTGCATTTACCATTACAGGATAAAAACCGTCGTATTGATATTTCACTTGACGCTCCTGAAAAAATTCGCCCTAACCAAGATTTAAAAATCCGCATTAAAGCGAATCCTGTTGCAGGTCAGCCATTACCTGAAAATATTAATGTGTTGATTTCTGCGGTTGATACTGGGGTATTGAATATCACAGAGTATAAAACCCCTGATCCTTACGATGCCTTCTTTGGTCGTAAACGTTACAGTGTCGACCAATATGATGTTTATGGACAATTAATTGAAGGGCAAGGGCGTTTAGCTAACTTACGCTTTGGTGGTGATGGTGGTGAGGCCGCTGCATTATCTCGTGGAGGGAAAAAACCATTAACTGATGTGCAAATCATCGCTCAACAAACGGCTCCCGTAGAATTAAATGCGCAAGGTGAAGGTGAAGTTTCTTTACCTATTCCTGAGTTTAATGGTGAAGTCCGTTTAATGGCTCAAGCTTGGACTGCGGATAAATTTGGTAGTCAAGAAGGTAAGGTTGTTATTGCTGCACCTTTAGTCACCCAGCTTTCATTACCTCGCTTTATGGCTGGTGGTGATAATGCACTTTTATCGTTGGATTTAACCAATCTGACAGATGATGCGCAATCTATCACCTTGAATTATACCGCTTCAGGTTTAGTTGGATTAAATGGCGCTGAAAGTAAAACTGTCTCGCTAGCGAAAGGTGAACGCACTCAAATTCAAATTCCAGTAAAAGCCAAACATGGTTTTGGTCAAGGTGAATTTTCACTGTCTATTTATGGTATAAAAGTACCCGGTGAAGAGATTAAACCTTACCACAACACATGGAATATAGGTGTTCGTCCTGCATTCCCGGCGGAAACACTTCATTATGCAAGTACATTGCAAGATGGTGACACTTGGCGCTTGCCATCAGAAAGTTTAAGCCGCTTTAATAACTCAACGCTTGAAGGTGAATTATTACTGACAAGCCGTCCTCCGTTACAAGTGGCGCGTTATGTTAGAGAGCTATTTGCTTACCCTTATGGTTGCTTAGAACAAACAGTTAGTGGTCTTTATCCTTCACTGTATTCAACAGAAAAAGAGCTGAAACAGTTGGGAATTAAAACGCAAACTGACGCTGATAGAAAAGCGGCTATTGATAAAGGTATTGCTCATCTGCTAACGATGCAAAAATCAGAAGGTGGATTTTCTTTATGGGATCAAGGGGGGCGTGAAGAATATTGGTTAACCGCTTATGCGACTGACTTCTTATTCCGTGCTTCACAACAAGGTTATTCAGTTCCCGCAGATTCATTAAAACGTGCGAATGATCGTTTATTACGTTATTTACAAGATAAAAATTTAGTTAACTATGAATATGCAGTTAATCAAGATGCGGCACGTTTCTCAGCAAGGGCTTATGCTGCATTAGTCCTAGCGAATCAGCAAAAAGCACCTTTAGGTGAATTACGTCGCCTCTATCTTGAGCGTAATCAAGCAGGAAGTGGATTAGCGTTAGTCCAGTTAGGTATCGCGTTAAAACTGATGGGTGATAGTAGTCGTGCTGAAAGCTTGATTGCTGAAGGGGTGACAACAACACGAAAATATAATTATGGATTAGGTGACTATGGTAGCACCATTCGTGACCAAGCATTAATTATTGCATTGTTAAGTGAAAATAACCTTGAAACACAATCTCGTGATGCAAGCGTGATGACACTATCTGATAACTTAACGAGCCGTGAATGGTTCTCAACCCAAGAAAGTAACTCGTTATACCTTGCTGGGCGCTTCTTTATTAATATGGCAGAACAGCCTTGGGAAGTTGCTGTTAATCGTCAAGTCCCTGCAATCAGTAGCGATCGTGCAGTCAATGAGACATTAACAGCCGCACAATTACAAGAAGGGTTAGAGCTAAATAATCGTGGTGGTGCGGCGATTTATTCTCGTATGAATATCGTGGGCTATCCGAAAGTTGCTCCAGCTCCTTATAGTAATGTACTAAATGTTCATCGTAGCTATTATGATTTGAAAGGAAATCGCGTCCATCCTAATCGCTTACAAAGTGGTGAAATGCTGGTGGTTAAACTGGAAGTTTCTGCGGATAGAGACGTACCTGATGCATTAGTTGTTGATTTATTACCCGCGGGTCTTGAAATCGAAAATCAAAACTTAGCATCAAGTAGTGCAAGCTTAAGTGATAGTGCGGCAGACTTGCAGGAATTTATCGACGATATGGGACAAGCAAATATCAAACATCTCGAATATCGTGATGATCGCTTTGTTGCCGCTATCTCTGTTGATAAATATCGTCCAACGACATTGCTCTACTTAGCAAGAGCGGTCACACCGGGTAGTTATCAAGTGCCACCACCACAAGTTGAATCTATGTATGTGCCTTATTGGCGTGCAATAGGTTCAACAGAAACCAAGATTGATGTTGTTCCTTAA